In Mercurialis annua linkage group LG6, ddMerAnnu1.2, whole genome shotgun sequence, the following are encoded in one genomic region:
- the LOC126653478 gene encoding S-protein homolog 29-like, with the protein MKSFKREYVVLLMFVLLVSSSDSLFGPDRVTVRIYTGAKSKVHLLNLHCRSGDNDFGNKALKPKEFFEFSFKPNVFGRTAFYCDFQFDNFHISKVDVYGGKRDLHCTACYWQFQEKGLCFNHKPSGGNFTDCRVEWNVHSQHFNGTS; encoded by the exons atgAAATCTTTCAAGAGAGAATATGTCGTGCTATTGATGTTCGTGTTGCTAGTATCATCAAGCGACTCGTTATTTGGTCCGGATAGGGTTACGGTGAGAATATATACCGGTGCAAAAAGTAAAGTTCATCTTCTTAACCTTCATTGCAGATCAGGAGATAATGATTTTGGTAATAAAGCGTTAAAACCTAAAGAATTTTTTGAGTTCAGCTTTAAACCCAACGTTTTTGGAAGGACTGCATTTTACTGTGACTTTCAATTTGACAACTTTCATATATCTAAAGTAGATGTTTATGGCGGTAAAAGAGATCTCCATTGCACGGCATGTTATTGGCAGTTTCAAGAAAAAGGTCTTTGTTTCAACCATAAACCTAGCGGCGGTAACTTTACTGATTGTCGTGTTGAATG GAATGTACATAGCCAACATTTTAATGGGACATCCTAA